The Rhodoflexus caldus genome includes a window with the following:
- a CDS encoding FKBP-type peptidyl-prolyl cis-trans isomerase, which translates to MFKSFVSVSFAIAALAVFTGCGQGGKIQTLPNGLRYAKHTDNKGEKAKDGEYMSLHFQMWGTTPEGKDTLLQNTRTIGEPMIVMPNNPALGRIGKGLQEMVKGDSVSFYESIDSLYGQMVPPFLKKGSDIRFDMKILDIMNQQALEAMMKKRQEEQVRKDEEAIKKFLADKGITNAQRTESGLYYTIDKEGTGAQPKKGDEVQTHYTGSIVPTEKKFDSSLDPGRGEPLKFFCGMGQMIPGFDEGVMLMKQGGKATFYLPSALAYGPQSPSPDIPANSILRFEVELVSVKPAPAK; encoded by the coding sequence ATGTTCAAATCTTTTGTTTCCGTTTCATTCGCCATTGCTGCATTGGCTGTTTTTACAGGTTGCGGCCAAGGCGGTAAAATCCAAACTTTGCCTAACGGCTTGCGCTACGCCAAGCACACTGATAACAAAGGCGAAAAAGCCAAAGACGGCGAATACATGTCGCTGCACTTCCAAATGTGGGGTACTACTCCCGAAGGTAAAGACACCCTGCTTCAAAACACTCGAACCATTGGCGAACCTATGATTGTTATGCCTAACAACCCTGCCTTGGGACGTATCGGCAAAGGTTTGCAGGAAATGGTGAAAGGCGACAGCGTGTCGTTTTATGAGTCTATTGACTCACTCTACGGCCAAATGGTGCCTCCGTTCCTGAAAAAAGGCAGCGATATTCGCTTTGATATGAAAATTTTGGACATCATGAACCAGCAGGCACTGGAAGCCATGATGAAGAAGCGTCAGGAAGAGCAAGTGCGCAAAGACGAAGAAGCCATTAAAAAATTCCTTGCCGACAAAGGTATCACCAACGCACAGCGTACCGAATCAGGTTTGTACTACACCATCGACAAAGAAGGTACAGGCGCACAACCTAAAAAAGGTGATGAGGTACAAACACACTACACAGGTTCAATTGTGCCTACGGAGAAAAAGTTTGACTCTTCGTTAGACCCCGGACGCGGTGAGCCGTTGAAATTTTTCTGCGGTATGGGTCAGATGATTCCCGGTTTTGACGAAGGCGTTATGCTGATGAAGCAAGGCGGCAAAGCTACTTTCTATCTGCCTTCGGCATTGGCTTACGGCCCGCAGTCTCCTTCTCCTGATATCCCTGCCAACAGCATTTTGCGATTTGAGGTAGAACTGGTTTCAGTAAAACCTGCGCCTGCTAAGTAA
- a CDS encoding tetratricopeptide repeat protein has protein sequence MITLLWIGFIPFLIFTPRLAFPQFTNAALDSLRRELSKASSDTARIRIQLRMATIAWRNAYNEEALKYAKEALSSATQLNNEALQADAHRLMGIAYTNKGEYDKAIIHYELAQSIYVNLPVIDTLNLARTLNNIGLLYSYQGYNYVSLQYYQRALHLRRLIKDNIGISNSITNIGRIKLNSKDYDSAYYYFRQAYNIRLKENDIYAISASLADMAEVFRMSGKSDSAVVYFQKAYELSIKNNVKYNAAFALSSISNIYASRKQYAEALRYARLSDSLAVNESNWQRVRSLNSLAQAYVGLGKFKEAQRALLEARRLGNISQARVELVNTYWVQYKLDSATGNYKDALGWLISHHNLKDSIATANKINQALELQYVQEINDKNEALILLRATKQLQELQKKAQHLSTQITLIVIAALLLVVAGVVYIWLQTKRQHRQLAERQKIIEKFNEELAAGSEAYQQKASELEEVVFLLKKTNAELKELNREKDGLMSIMAHDLKTPLDGIKGLAEVIRMPNNLDENQLECLRLIELSVERGVSLIEDILFLNAHEGHHQPPKFEQIDLRQLLESYMQTHINHAAKKQIEFEWQNEVYVPIISDAKLLLRIIDNLLSNAIKFTFTGYKVSFHAGIDDEKLVISVSDQGQGIPIDEQKWLFTKFKRLSAIPTGNESSTGLGLAIVKQLVDELHGEIKVDSAKGVGSTFTIYLPLQPV, from the coding sequence TTGATAACCCTTCTGTGGATTGGTTTTATTCCTTTTTTGATTTTTACTCCCCGCTTGGCATTTCCGCAGTTTACCAATGCTGCTTTAGACAGTTTGCGGCGTGAACTTTCCAAAGCATCCTCCGATACCGCCCGCATCCGTATTCAGTTGCGAATGGCCACCATTGCTTGGCGCAATGCCTATAACGAAGAAGCACTTAAATACGCCAAAGAGGCATTAAGTAGTGCAACCCAACTCAATAATGAAGCCTTACAGGCTGATGCACATCGGCTGATGGGGATTGCCTACACCAATAAAGGCGAATATGACAAAGCGATTATTCACTACGAACTGGCGCAAAGCATCTATGTTAATCTGCCTGTTATAGATACGCTCAACCTCGCCCGAACACTGAATAATATCGGCCTGCTGTACAGTTACCAAGGCTACAACTACGTGAGTTTACAATACTATCAGCGCGCCCTGCATTTGCGCAGACTCATCAAAGATAACATCGGTATTTCCAACTCCATTACCAACATCGGGCGTATCAAACTCAACTCCAAAGACTACGACAGCGCCTACTACTATTTCAGACAAGCCTACAACATTCGCCTCAAAGAAAATGATATTTATGCGATTTCGGCATCGCTGGCAGATATGGCCGAAGTTTTTCGCATGTCGGGCAAGAGCGACTCTGCGGTTGTCTATTTTCAGAAAGCCTACGAATTGTCTATCAAAAACAATGTTAAATACAACGCGGCATTTGCCCTGTCTTCCATCAGCAATATCTACGCAAGCCGCAAACAATACGCCGAGGCGCTGCGATACGCTCGCTTATCCGACTCTCTTGCAGTCAATGAGAGCAACTGGCAGCGCGTTCGCTCGCTTAATTCGCTTGCACAAGCCTATGTAGGTTTAGGCAAATTTAAAGAAGCACAGCGCGCACTGCTGGAAGCGCGGCGATTAGGCAATATTTCCCAAGCACGGGTAGAACTTGTCAATACTTATTGGGTACAGTACAAGCTCGACTCTGCCACAGGCAACTATAAAGATGCGCTCGGCTGGCTGATAAGCCATCACAATTTGAAAGACAGCATCGCTACGGCTAACAAAATCAACCAAGCGTTGGAACTGCAATACGTCCAAGAAATTAATGACAAAAATGAGGCCTTGATACTGCTGCGCGCTACCAAACAATTGCAAGAGTTACAGAAAAAGGCGCAGCATCTTTCCACGCAAATTACGTTAATTGTTATTGCTGCCTTGTTGCTTGTGGTGGCGGGAGTAGTGTATATCTGGCTGCAAACCAAGCGACAGCACCGCCAACTTGCCGAACGTCAAAAAATCATAGAGAAGTTTAACGAAGAACTTGCTGCCGGCAGCGAAGCCTACCAGCAAAAAGCATCGGAGCTGGAAGAAGTTGTTTTCCTGCTCAAAAAAACCAATGCGGAACTTAAAGAACTCAACCGCGAAAAAGACGGGTTGATGAGCATTATGGCACATGACCTCAAAACACCCTTAGACGGCATCAAAGGATTGGCAGAGGTTATCAGAATGCCGAATAACTTAGACGAAAACCAGTTGGAATGTTTGCGGCTGATAGAACTTTCGGTAGAACGGGGCGTTTCATTAATTGAAGATATTTTATTCCTCAATGCACACGAAGGCCACCATCAGCCCCCCAAATTTGAACAAATTGACTTGCGGCAGTTGCTGGAATCATACATGCAAACACACATTAACCACGCTGCCAAAAAACAGATTGAGTTTGAGTGGCAAAACGAAGTGTATGTACCTATCATATCAGATGCAAAACTTCTGTTGCGAATTATTGACAACCTCCTCTCCAATGCCATTAAATTCACCTTCACAGGCTATAAAGTCAGTTTTCATGCAGGCATTGACGACGAGAAGTTAGTTATCAGCGTTTCCGACCAAGGACAAGGCATCCCGATTGATGAACAAAAATGGTTGTTTACCAAGTTCAAACGCCTCAGTGCCATCCCCACCGGCAACGAAAGCAGCACAGGTCTCGGGCTTGCCATCGTCAAGCAACTGGTAGATGAACTGCACGGTGAAATAAAGGTAGACAGTGCCAAGGGCGTAGGTTCTACCTTTACCATATATTTGCCGCTGCAACCTGTTTAA
- a CDS encoding (Fe-S)-binding protein encodes MKVGLFVPCYIDQFYPQVAIATLQILERLGLAVEYPLNQTCCGQPMANSGMENEAKPTMQLLVQNFSKFDYIVAPSGSCVYHVRKHYDILPQTDEVCHVRTHTYELCEFLTDILKITDLGSSFPFRTGLHQSCHGQRGLRLAQSSEIAGTPFSKVRRLLENVQGISLTELRRTDECCGFGGTFAVSEEAVSVKMGLDRIEDHIAAGAEVITGTDTSCLMHLEGLLKRQKRNVRVMHIAEILNSRA; translated from the coding sequence ATGAAAGTCGGCCTATTTGTCCCCTGCTACATAGACCAGTTCTATCCACAGGTAGCAATAGCTACATTGCAGATATTGGAACGCCTCGGATTAGCGGTAGAATACCCCCTCAACCAGACTTGCTGCGGGCAGCCGATGGCAAACAGTGGCATGGAAAACGAAGCGAAACCGACCATGCAATTGTTGGTGCAAAATTTCAGCAAGTTTGATTACATCGTAGCTCCTTCGGGGTCTTGCGTGTATCATGTGCGGAAACACTACGACATCCTCCCCCAAACCGATGAGGTCTGCCATGTGCGAACCCACACCTACGAGCTCTGCGAATTTTTAACCGACATCCTGAAAATCACCGATTTAGGCTCTTCATTCCCTTTCCGAACAGGTTTGCACCAGAGTTGCCACGGGCAACGCGGCCTGCGGTTGGCGCAATCTTCCGAAATTGCGGGTACTCCTTTCTCAAAAGTTCGCCGTTTATTGGAAAACGTGCAGGGCATTAGCCTGACCGAATTGCGCCGCACAGACGAGTGCTGCGGTTTTGGCGGCACTTTTGCCGTTTCCGAAGAAGCCGTATCGGTTAAAATGGGGCTCGACCGCATTGAAGACCACATTGCCGCGGGTGCGGAAGTCATCACCGGCACCGATACCTCCTGCCTGATGCATTTAGAAGGTCTGCTGAAAAGACAAAAGCGCAATGTACGGGTAATGCACATTGCCGAAATTCTGAACAGTCGCGCCTAA
- a CDS encoding uridine kinase family protein, translating to MNHPFLIGISGGSGSGKTYFLNKLMYAFGEDTVCLISQDNYYRDRDLQPTDENGIKNFDTPESIDNQQFVHDIMQLRNGYEVHRKEYTFNNPAIVPKMLVFKPRPVIIVEGLFVFYFPEIARLIDLKVFIEAKDHIKIKRRILRDNVERGYDLDDVLYRYEHHVMPAYEKYISPLKNEVDMIIPNNQSPDRALDVIIGFLRNKLA from the coding sequence ATGAATCATCCTTTCTTAATCGGCATTTCAGGGGGCAGCGGCTCAGGCAAAACTTATTTCCTCAATAAGTTGATGTATGCCTTTGGCGAAGATACAGTTTGCCTCATTTCGCAGGACAACTACTATCGCGACCGCGACCTGCAACCCACCGACGAAAACGGCATCAAGAACTTTGATACGCCCGAATCTATTGATAATCAGCAGTTTGTGCATGATATTATGCAGTTGCGCAACGGCTACGAGGTGCATCGGAAAGAGTACACTTTCAACAATCCGGCCATCGTACCGAAGATGCTGGTTTTCAAGCCTCGCCCCGTTATTATTGTAGAAGGGCTTTTTGTGTTTTATTTTCCTGAAATTGCAAGGCTGATAGACCTAAAAGTATTCATTGAAGCAAAAGACCATATCAAAATCAAACGTCGCATTCTGCGCGATAACGTAGAGCGGGGTTATGATTTGGACGATGTGCTTTATCGCTATGAGCATCATGTAATGCCGGCCTATGAAAAGTACATCAGCCCGCTAAAGAATGAGGTGGATATGATTATTCCCAATAATCAAAGCCCCGACAGAGCGCTGGATGTAATCATCGGCTTTTTACGAAACAAACTCGCATGA
- a CDS encoding glycosyltransferase, producing the protein MQDIVIFSHSRTDGAYSSTAFSLAKAVANKNRVFYIEQPLTWKDVITRWNSPAVQNRRLVFTGKIGFYTHSEWPELLTVITLPPFLPVNFLPKGKLYRLINSLNEQLLWKALRAVLRRYRLQHWVFMNVYYPYAGFEFPEDLQPVLKCYYSVDDISQESYTAKHGVAGEKRMATSYDFVLTTSKVLYQKMSAVNPHTYWLPNAADVTLFSRAAVWKLPRPHDMPPSSKPCAIYIGNIDAARNDFALLAKLAAQCSDMNLVLIGPLTSPIEADAVGLHRLPNVFFLGTKPMQDLPAYLQHVQCALIPFLCNTLTKSIYPLKINEYLAAGKPVVTTAFSEDIRSFGEVVELADSHEAFIAAVRRAITTDSPEKASQRMAIAAQNTWEARARQFETIVREFLQQQPNDVS; encoded by the coding sequence ATGCAGGACATTGTTATTTTTTCACACAGCCGTACCGATGGCGCTTATTCCTCAACGGCGTTTTCGTTGGCAAAGGCAGTGGCAAATAAAAACCGCGTTTTTTACATAGAACAGCCGCTGACATGGAAAGATGTGATTACCCGATGGAACAGCCCCGCCGTGCAAAATCGCAGGTTGGTTTTTACGGGAAAAATCGGTTTTTATACCCACAGCGAGTGGCCGGAGTTGCTGACGGTGATTACCTTGCCCCCTTTTTTGCCTGTAAATTTTTTACCGAAGGGTAAATTATATCGGCTGATTAACAGCCTGAATGAACAATTGCTGTGGAAGGCACTCAGAGCGGTTCTGCGTCGCTATCGGTTGCAGCATTGGGTTTTCATGAACGTTTACTATCCTTATGCAGGATTTGAATTTCCCGAAGACTTGCAGCCTGTGCTGAAATGCTACTATTCTGTGGATGATATTTCGCAAGAATCTTACACTGCCAAGCATGGTGTTGCGGGGGAGAAGCGAATGGCTACAAGTTACGATTTTGTACTGACCACAAGCAAGGTTTTGTACCAAAAAATGAGTGCCGTAAACCCTCATACGTATTGGTTGCCCAATGCGGCAGATGTAACGCTGTTCAGTCGGGCGGCGGTGTGGAAGCTGCCGCGCCCCCATGATATGCCGCCATCGAGTAAACCTTGTGCGATTTACATCGGCAACATAGACGCTGCCCGCAACGATTTTGCATTATTGGCAAAACTTGCCGCGCAATGTTCGGATATGAATCTGGTACTGATAGGGCCGCTGACCTCGCCAATAGAAGCCGATGCCGTCGGACTGCATCGCTTGCCCAACGTGTTCTTTTTAGGCACTAAGCCCATGCAAGATTTACCCGCCTATCTGCAACATGTACAGTGTGCATTGATTCCGTTTTTGTGTAATACACTCACCAAAAGCATTTATCCGCTGAAAATCAACGAGTATTTGGCCGCAGGGAAGCCTGTGGTAACAACGGCTTTTTCGGAAGACATCCGCTCTTTCGGAGAGGTGGTGGAGTTGGCAGATTCGCACGAAGCATTTATAGCTGCCGTTCGCCGCGCCATAACCACCGATTCGCCCGAAAAAGCATCCCAAAGAATGGCAATTGCCGCGCAGAACACTTGGGAAGCGCGTGCGCGGCAATTTGAAACTATTGTACGGGAGTTTCTGCAACAGCAGCCTAACGACGTTTCTTAG
- a CDS encoding potassium channel family protein: MSNGNRFAVIGLGQFGYSVARNLAARGAEVLAIDKDIDLVEEIKDDVAYAVALDATDFKALSSQSIADMDAVLVAIGENTEGLLLTVVQLLELKAKRIIARAMSQQQKLILQKLGITEILSPEEEVGMMIAEMLLNPNMKAIMPLPDSYEIVEIQVPRRVFKRSLKDIGLAENFRLELIAIKRKYEEYFDARKRSVEHLIIRPSEDTELEYSDVIIVLGKSQDVGKFIEFNK; this comes from the coding sequence ATGAGCAACGGAAATCGTTTTGCAGTGATTGGGCTGGGACAGTTCGGCTACTCGGTTGCCCGCAACCTGGCGGCACGCGGAGCAGAAGTGCTGGCCATAGACAAAGACATTGACTTGGTAGAAGAAATCAAAGACGATGTAGCCTATGCCGTAGCCTTGGACGCTACCGACTTTAAAGCACTCAGTTCGCAGAGTATTGCCGATATGGATGCCGTATTAGTGGCAATCGGCGAAAATACCGAGGGCTTGCTTCTGACGGTGGTGCAGTTGCTCGAGCTGAAAGCAAAGCGAATTATTGCACGTGCCATGAGCCAGCAGCAAAAGCTGATTTTGCAAAAACTCGGCATTACCGAAATTCTTTCACCGGAAGAAGAGGTAGGCATGATGATAGCCGAAATGTTGCTCAACCCCAACATGAAGGCCATTATGCCACTGCCCGACAGCTACGAAATAGTAGAAATACAAGTGCCCCGACGCGTATTTAAGCGCTCGCTGAAAGACATCGGGCTGGCAGAAAATTTCCGTTTGGAACTCATCGCCATTAAGCGCAAGTACGAAGAATATTTTGATGCCCGCAAACGCTCCGTGGAGCACCTGATTATCCGCCCTTCGGAAGATACCGAACTGGAATATTCCGACGTGATTATCGTACTCGGCAAGTCGCAGGACGTGGGCAAGTTTATCGAATTCAACAAATAA
- a CDS encoding DHH family phosphoesterase, which translates to MLSIESLRQELSVPRKIAIIPHQKPDADALGSSLALWGFFKNKGHQPTVVSPTDYPDFLFWMPGNSEVLVCSDKTKEACAKVISEAAIIFCLDFNDLKRCEPLDTFINDNTSAIKVMIDHHQDKKDFADVEYCRVTAAATAELIYEFIGLLGNEADITTDIASCIYAGIMTDTGSFKYPATTAAIHRIVANLLEKGIDHTAIHRNIYDTSTLDRLKLKGFALSERLKVIPELNTAYFVLSKADLGRFRHQTGDTEGLVNYGLSIKGIKLAVILKEDEGFVKMSLRSVGNFSVNEVARTHFNGGGHINAAGGRLNMSIQEAEAAFLEALKNYANVLATAS; encoded by the coding sequence ATGTTAAGTATCGAATCGCTCAGGCAGGAACTGTCAGTACCTCGCAAAATAGCCATTATTCCACACCAAAAGCCTGATGCCGATGCATTGGGTTCCAGTTTGGCATTATGGGGTTTCTTCAAAAACAAGGGGCATCAGCCAACGGTAGTTTCTCCTACGGACTATCCCGACTTTTTGTTTTGGATGCCCGGCAACAGCGAAGTGCTGGTTTGTTCGGATAAAACAAAAGAAGCCTGTGCAAAAGTCATCAGCGAAGCAGCCATCATTTTTTGCTTGGATTTCAACGATTTAAAGCGATGCGAACCGCTGGATACTTTTATCAATGACAATACATCGGCCATAAAAGTGATGATAGACCATCATCAGGACAAGAAAGATTTTGCCGATGTTGAATATTGTCGCGTAACGGCAGCCGCTACTGCCGAACTGATTTACGAATTTATTGGTTTGTTAGGTAATGAGGCAGACATTACTACCGATATTGCATCCTGCATCTATGCCGGTATCATGACAGACACGGGCAGTTTCAAATATCCGGCTACGACGGCAGCCATCCACCGCATAGTCGCCAATTTATTGGAAAAAGGTATTGACCATACCGCCATCCATCGGAATATTTACGATACCAGCACTTTAGACCGACTCAAACTCAAAGGCTTTGCCCTGAGCGAGCGGCTGAAAGTAATTCCCGAATTGAATACAGCGTATTTTGTGCTTTCCAAAGCCGACTTGGGCAGATTCCGCCACCAGACCGGCGATACGGAAGGATTGGTAAACTATGGTCTTTCCATTAAAGGCATCAAACTGGCTGTTATTTTGAAAGAAGACGAGGGCTTTGTCAAGATGTCTTTGCGCTCGGTTGGAAACTTCTCCGTTAATGAGGTAGCACGCACGCATTTCAACGGCGGGGGGCACATCAATGCTGCCGGAGGAAGACTTAACATGTCCATTCAGGAGGCAGAGGCGGCCTTTTTGGAGGCATTAAAAAATTATGCGAACGTACTTGCAACGGCCTCATAA
- a CDS encoding alpha-amylase family protein, with translation MKLPAFCSILLLVCLWQSMTFAQKNNHMNDPNLLQAPVENHKIIVYQLLVRLFGNKNTTNKFYGSKEENGVGKFNDITSEALRGIKELGTTHVWYTGVIEHATMSDHTALGIPQDDPDVVKGRAGSPYAIKDYYDVCPDLAVNPKKRMAEFEALVKRTHAEGLKVLIDFVPNHVARSYRSDAKPKGVVDLGEKDDRTKAFSPQNNFYYLPGQAFQVPAEYQLPDSVRIKGKDGIFAENPAKATGNDVFSATPSVHDWFETVKLNYGVDYVNGRAKYFNPTPDTWLKMRDILLFWAAKGVDGFRCDMAEMVPVEFWEWCIPQVKKQYPQLVFVAEIYNPNEYENYVLKGKFDYLYDKVGLYDTLKAVIQGRTSANDIPQNWQQLGALNSRMLRFLENHDEQRLPSPFFAIDSYKGIPLMAVSAMLNSGPVMMYFGQEVGEPGAGAEGFAGEDGRTTIFDFWGVPMHQRWMNGGKFDGGQLEGWQKTLRANYAALLNFAKNNEAITNGRLYDLQAANNGGKAAGYDDARQYAFLRFTDKQKLLIVVNFDAFAGKDFRLRIPEAAWQAMGLDANGNYQLRGVLFNDSVLPCSAWQAQSEGVLLHLPVLGTAVFELVKE, from the coding sequence ATGAAACTTCCTGCTTTTTGCAGCATTTTGCTGCTCGTTTGCTTATGGCAAAGTATGACTTTTGCACAAAAAAATAACCATATGAACGACCCGAATCTGTTACAAGCCCCCGTAGAAAATCATAAAATCATTGTGTACCAACTGCTGGTGCGCTTGTTCGGCAATAAAAATACGACCAATAAATTCTACGGCTCAAAAGAAGAAAACGGGGTAGGGAAGTTTAACGACATTACTTCCGAGGCACTGCGCGGCATTAAGGAACTGGGTACTACGCACGTATGGTACACGGGTGTGATAGAACATGCGACCATGAGCGACCATACGGCACTGGGAATCCCACAGGATGACCCTGACGTGGTTAAGGGTAGGGCAGGCTCGCCTTATGCCATCAAAGATTACTACGATGTATGCCCCGATTTGGCCGTTAATCCTAAAAAACGCATGGCAGAGTTTGAGGCGTTGGTGAAGCGTACACATGCCGAAGGGCTAAAAGTATTGATAGATTTTGTGCCGAACCACGTGGCACGCAGCTATCGCTCGGATGCCAAACCCAAGGGCGTGGTTGATTTGGGTGAAAAAGATGACCGCACGAAGGCGTTTTCGCCGCAAAATAATTTTTACTACCTGCCCGGGCAGGCCTTTCAGGTGCCCGCCGAATACCAACTGCCCGACAGCGTCCGTATCAAAGGCAAAGACGGCATTTTTGCCGAAAATCCGGCCAAAGCAACCGGCAATGATGTCTTTTCTGCCACCCCGTCGGTTCATGATTGGTTTGAAACTGTCAAGTTGAATTATGGTGTGGATTATGTAAACGGAAGAGCCAAATATTTCAACCCTACCCCCGATACATGGCTGAAAATGCGCGATATTCTGCTGTTTTGGGCAGCCAAAGGCGTAGATGGGTTTCGTTGCGACATGGCGGAAATGGTACCTGTTGAGTTTTGGGAGTGGTGCATTCCGCAGGTGAAAAAACAATATCCGCAATTGGTATTTGTAGCCGAAATCTACAATCCGAATGAGTACGAAAATTATGTTTTGAAAGGCAAATTTGACTATCTGTATGACAAAGTCGGTTTGTACGATACGCTCAAAGCCGTGATTCAGGGCAGGACAAGTGCCAATGACATCCCGCAAAATTGGCAACAATTGGGTGCATTGAACAGCCGCATGTTGCGCTTTTTGGAAAACCACGACGAGCAGCGCCTGCCAAGCCCGTTTTTTGCGATTGATTCCTACAAAGGCATCCCGTTGATGGCTGTCAGTGCGATGTTGAACAGCGGCCCCGTGATGATGTATTTCGGGCAAGAGGTTGGTGAACCCGGGGCAGGAGCGGAGGGATTTGCCGGCGAAGACGGGCGCACCACCATCTTTGATTTTTGGGGTGTACCGATGCACCAGCGATGGATGAACGGCGGCAAATTTGACGGCGGACAGTTGGAAGGTTGGCAGAAAACGCTTCGGGCTAACTATGCGGCATTGCTCAATTTTGCCAAAAACAACGAAGCAATTACCAACGGCAGGCTGTACGACTTGCAAGCCGCCAACAACGGCGGCAAAGCGGCAGGCTATGACGATGCGCGACAGTATGCTTTTCTGCGCTTTACCGACAAGCAAAAATTGTTGATTGTGGTCAATTTTGACGCTTTTGCAGGGAAAGATTTTCGCCTGCGCATACCCGAGGCGGCATGGCAGGCAATGGGATTAGATGCAAACGGCAATTATCAGTTGCGCGGGGTGTTGTTTAATGACAGTGTGTTGCCTTGCAGTGCTTGGCAAGCGCAATCGGAAGGGGTTTTATTGCACCTGCCTGTTTTAGGCACGGCAGTATTTGAGTTAGTGAAGGAATAG
- the ffh gene encoding signal recognition particle protein — MFENLSQRLNQALKTLKGKGAITEINIATTVKEIRKALVEADVNYKVAKQITDQIKDEAIGQKVLIAVNPNELFVKIVYDKLVELMGSERHDLNIKGDPAVIMIAGLNGAGKTTFSGKLAKLLKSQGRQVMLAACDIYRPAAIDQLKVLGSQIDVDVYAEPENKNAVAIARNAIQQAKATGKKIVIVDTAGRLALDEVLMTEIAELKAALQPSETLFVVDAMTGQDAVNTAVAFNERINYDGVVLTKLDGDARGGAALSIRAEVNKPIKFISTGEKMEALDYFYPDRMAQRILGMGDVLSLVERAQRAFDEEEARRINQKIRKNQLDFNDFLSQLQQIKRMGNLKDLIGMIPGMSAMMKDVAIDDDAFKPIEAIILSMTPKERSNPELVNNASRKKRIAAGSGTSIVQVNNLLKQFDAMRTMMKKMNQMNPAQLQKMAKKRR; from the coding sequence ATGTTTGAAAATCTGTCGCAGCGGCTTAATCAGGCGCTGAAAACCCTGAAAGGAAAAGGGGCAATTACCGAAATCAATATTGCCACTACGGTTAAAGAAATCCGCAAAGCCCTTGTAGAGGCAGACGTAAACTATAAAGTTGCCAAGCAGATTACCGACCAAATTAAGGACGAAGCCATTGGGCAAAAGGTACTTATTGCCGTCAATCCGAATGAGTTGTTCGTAAAAATTGTTTACGATAAGCTCGTGGAACTGATGGGCAGCGAACGCCACGACCTGAACATCAAAGGCGACCCTGCCGTAATTATGATTGCCGGTTTGAACGGTGCGGGTAAAACCACGTTTTCGGGCAAATTGGCCAAACTGCTCAAAAGTCAAGGGCGACAGGTAATGCTGGCAGCCTGCGATATTTACCGCCCCGCCGCTATTGACCAGTTGAAAGTATTGGGCTCGCAAATCGACGTAGACGTATATGCAGAACCGGAAAATAAAAACGCCGTAGCCATTGCACGCAACGCCATCCAACAGGCAAAAGCAACAGGCAAAAAGATTGTTATTGTAGATACGGCAGGCCGTTTGGCATTAGATGAGGTGCTGATGACCGAAATAGCCGAACTAAAAGCTGCCCTGCAACCTTCTGAAACGCTGTTTGTGGTAGATGCCATGACCGGTCAGGATGCTGTTAATACAGCGGTGGCATTCAACGAACGTATCAATTATGACGGTGTGGTTCTGACCAAATTGGACGGTGATGCCCGCGGCGGTGCGGCACTTTCTATCCGTGCAGAAGTAAACAAGCCCATCAAATTCATCAGCACAGGTGAAAAGATGGAAGCGCTGGACTACTTCTACCCCGACCGTATGGCACAGCGGATTCTGGGCATGGGCGACGTTCTCTCGCTCGTGGAACGTGCACAGCGTGCGTTTGATGAAGAAGAAGCTCGCCGAATCAATCAGAAAATCCGCAAAAATCAGCTTGACTTTAACGACTTCCTCAGCCAGTTGCAGCAAATCAAGCGCATGGGCAACCTGAAAGACCTTATCGGTATGATTCCGGGGATGAGCGCTATGATGAAGGATGTGGCCATTGACGACGACGCATTCAAGCCCATTGAGGCAATTATTCTTTCCATGACACCCAAAGAGCGCAGCAACCCCGAGTTGGTTAATAATGCAAGTCGGAAAAAACGCATTGCGGCAGGCAGCGGTACCTCCATCGTACAGGTAAACAATCTGCTCAAACAGTTTGATGCCATGCGCACCATGATGAAGAAGATGAACCAAATGAACCCTGCACAGTTGCAGAAAATGGCTAAGAAACGTCGTTAG